A DNA window from Ornithobacterium rhinotracheale DSM 15997 contains the following coding sequences:
- a CDS encoding bifunctional UDP-3-O-[3-hydroxymyristoyl] N-acetylglucosamine deacetylase/3-hydroxyacyl-ACP dehydratase, giving the protein MAENQKTLASEAVLDGVGLHTGKSVTMKLKPAEPNTGFVFVRTDLEGNPSIEADANYVTFTERGTILEKKGVKIHTTEHILAALTGMDLDNVIIELNNAEPPIMDGSAKFFVEAIEKAGIKEQDTPREYYEIKEIVTYSDPETGSEITAIPSDRFQITTMVDFGTKVLGTQNATLKDISKFKTEIANARTFSFLHELEQLLHAGLIKGGDINNAIVYVDKEITPETEEKLKEAFNQESVSIKPNGILDNLTLHYPNEAARHKLLDVIGDLTLVGKKIKGKIIATKPGHLINTQFAKKLSKQIKIEQRKNMPEIDLNAEPVYDINQIMELLPHRPPFLLVDKIMSIDEKTVIGVKNVSMNEPFFVGHFPEEPVMPGVLQVESMAQAGGILFLSNVPDPKSYSTYFMKIDKVKFKKKVVPGDVLIIKCELTQPIRRGIVSMQGTGYTNGEIAVEAEMMARLIKNKE; this is encoded by the coding sequence ATGGCAGAAAATCAAAAAACCTTAGCATCAGAAGCAGTACTAGATGGCGTAGGATTACACACAGGCAAAAGTGTGACAATGAAGCTGAAACCCGCAGAGCCTAACACAGGTTTTGTATTCGTAAGGACAGATTTAGAAGGCAATCCAAGCATTGAGGCAGATGCCAATTATGTTACCTTTACCGAGCGAGGAACGATTTTAGAGAAAAAAGGCGTAAAAATCCACACCACAGAGCATATTTTGGCAGCACTTACGGGAATGGATCTAGACAATGTAATCATTGAGCTAAACAATGCCGAACCACCTATCATGGATGGATCTGCCAAATTCTTTGTAGAAGCCATAGAAAAGGCAGGTATCAAAGAACAAGATACACCAAGAGAATATTACGAAATCAAGGAAATTGTAACCTATTCAGATCCAGAAACAGGTTCGGAAATCACAGCAATACCTTCCGATAGATTTCAAATTACAACCATGGTAGATTTTGGTACAAAAGTTCTAGGCACCCAAAACGCTACCTTAAAAGATATTTCTAAATTTAAAACTGAAATTGCCAATGCGCGTACTTTCAGTTTTTTACATGAATTAGAACAATTGCTACACGCAGGGCTCATCAAAGGTGGAGACATCAACAATGCCATTGTGTATGTAGACAAAGAAATTACACCAGAAACCGAAGAAAAGTTGAAAGAAGCCTTTAACCAAGAAAGCGTTTCTATCAAACCAAACGGAATTTTGGACAACCTTACCCTTCATTATCCAAACGAAGCTGCTCGCCATAAATTACTAGATGTAATAGGCGATTTAACATTGGTAGGAAAAAAAATCAAAGGTAAAATCATTGCCACAAAACCAGGACATTTAATCAACACGCAATTTGCTAAAAAATTAAGCAAGCAAATCAAAATCGAACAACGCAAAAATATGCCAGAAATCGATTTGAATGCAGAGCCTGTGTACGACATCAATCAAATCATGGAATTGTTGCCACACCGTCCGCCGTTTTTATTGGTAGATAAAATCATGTCTATCGACGAGAAAACTGTAATCGGTGTGAAAAATGTGAGCATGAACGAGCCGTTTTTCGTAGGGCACTTCCCAGAAGAGCCTGTGATGCCAGGTGTGCTACAAGTAGAATCTATGGCACAAGCGGGTGGAATTTTGTTTTTGAGCAATGTTCCAGATCCTAAATCATATTCTACTTATTTTATGAAAATAGACAAAGTTAAATTCAAGAAAAAAGTAGTGCCAGGCGATGTTTTAATCATAAAATGCGAACTCACTCAGCCAATTCGTCGAGGAATTGTGAGCATGCAAGGAACAGGCTACACCAATGGCGAAATTGCGGTGGAAGCTGAAATGATGGCAAGATTAATTAAGAATAAAGAATAA
- a CDS encoding tetratricopeptide repeat protein, with the protein MKIFTPLVLKKILFLSLVICLHFSFAQTLQEREAIAKGNRFYEDKNYESAIVEYSKVLISNANNVKANFNLGDAYYQTKQYQKAVTHFQKAADYSSSAKDKVASYHNLGNSYMQQKNYDQAIKSYKKALRIDPKADATRYNLALAIKLKSKNKNTNPKDLLKPSEFAKKIKAQADALAEKGLFNQALQLMQGAMAKDSTVKHFENYINKLQEITILDSLK; encoded by the coding sequence ATGAAGATATTTACGCCCTTAGTGCTGAAGAAAATCCTTTTTTTAAGCCTTGTAATCTGCCTGCATTTTTCTTTTGCACAAACTTTACAAGAGAGGGAAGCTATCGCTAAAGGAAATAGGTTTTACGAAGACAAAAATTACGAATCGGCAATTGTAGAATATTCTAAAGTGCTCATTTCTAATGCAAATAATGTAAAAGCTAATTTTAATTTAGGCGATGCATATTACCAGACCAAGCAATATCAAAAGGCTGTAACACATTTTCAAAAAGCTGCAGATTATAGCTCCAGTGCTAAAGACAAAGTTGCCTCATATCATAATTTAGGCAATAGCTACATGCAGCAGAAAAATTATGACCAAGCGATAAAATCGTATAAAAAAGCACTCCGCATCGATCCTAAAGCAGATGCCACACGATACAATTTAGCTTTAGCCATAAAACTGAAAAGTAAGAATAAAAATACCAATCCAAAGGACTTGCTCAAGCCTTCGGAATTTGCTAAAAAAATTAAAGCTCAAGCCGATGCTTTAGCCGAAAAAGGCTTATTTAATCAAGCTTTGCAGTTGATGCAGGGAGCCATGGCAAAAGATTCAACCGTTAAACATTTCGAAAATTACATCAACAAATTGCAAGAAATCACTATATTAGACAGCTTAAAGTAA
- the lpxA gene encoding acyl-ACP--UDP-N-acetylglucosamine O-acyltransferase, producing the protein MNQPLAYIHPDAIIAENVVVEPFTTISKDVTIGEGTWIGPNVTIMQGARIGKNCKIFPGAVISAVPQDLKYKGEKTTVEIGDNTVIRECVTINKGTVDRMKTVVGNNCLIMAYSHIAHDCKVGDNCIFSNNTTLAGHVTVDDYVTMAGMTAVHQFCHIGKHAFVTGGSLVRKDVPPYVKAAREPLSYMGINSVGLRRRNFSSEKIREIQDIYRILYQKKYNNTQALSFIEAEMEATPERDEILSFVRDSQRGIMKGYNPNNL; encoded by the coding sequence ATGAATCAACCACTCGCATATATTCATCCCGATGCTATAATTGCAGAAAATGTAGTTGTAGAGCCGTTTACCACCATTTCAAAAGATGTTACCATAGGCGAAGGCACATGGATAGGCCCCAATGTTACCATAATGCAAGGGGCAAGAATTGGTAAAAATTGTAAAATTTTCCCTGGAGCAGTAATTTCTGCCGTGCCACAAGATTTAAAATACAAAGGCGAAAAAACAACGGTTGAAATCGGGGATAATACCGTAATCAGAGAATGTGTAACCATCAACAAAGGTACGGTAGACCGCATGAAAACCGTGGTGGGCAACAATTGTTTAATCATGGCATATTCCCACATTGCTCACGATTGCAAGGTAGGAGATAATTGCATTTTTTCTAACAATACAACCCTTGCAGGACATGTTACGGTAGATGATTATGTTACCATGGCGGGTATGACAGCGGTGCACCAATTCTGCCACATTGGTAAACACGCCTTTGTAACGGGCGGTTCCCTAGTGCGCAAAGATGTTCCGCCTTATGTGAAAGCTGCACGCGAGCCACTTTCTTACATGGGAATCAATTCGGTAGGATTGAGAAGAAGAAACTTTAGCTCAGAAAAAATCAGAGAAATTCAAGATATTTACCGTATTCTTTACCAAAAGAAATATAACAATACGCAAGCATTAAGCTTTATAGAAGCCGAGATGGAGGCAACTCCAGAACGCGACGAAATTTTGTCTTTTGTAAGAGACTCTCAGCGAGGAATCATGAAAGGCTATAATCCAAATAATCTTTAA
- a CDS encoding DUF4381 family protein, with the protein MKNRILHIIVCLLAFPVWAQVYTQLSPDRILIGDTASLQIEFKTPSDAKVELPMLGDSLGKYLEIVNKKIDSVREGNQKKYKQIITLTGFEEGNFLVKSLPYVINGKTVLSDTRELGVEMPAIDTTLQKMYPIKTIMPEHISWWDRNKKYLWYMIVGGIMLIALLIVAFLYLKELRRKRYISTPLLPPYEEALQNLKKLDALGLLEKQEFNQYYTDLSFIVRRYFSRRFEFPAQALLSTDLPDYMKNKEFLTQEESAELYNFLTDADRVKYAKATLSPEKNAFYRDWAEKIIEKTKPLVEEVKDHI; encoded by the coding sequence ATGAAAAATAGGATTTTACATATCATCGTTTGTCTTTTGGCTTTTCCAGTTTGGGCACAGGTTTACACCCAATTGTCGCCCGATAGAATTTTAATCGGGGACACAGCAAGTTTACAAATTGAATTTAAAACCCCGAGCGATGCCAAAGTGGAATTGCCGATGCTTGGCGATTCGCTTGGAAAATATTTAGAAATCGTCAATAAAAAAATTGATTCGGTGCGAGAGGGTAATCAAAAAAAATACAAACAAATAATTACGCTCACGGGCTTTGAAGAAGGCAATTTTTTGGTTAAATCCTTGCCTTATGTAATAAATGGCAAAACAGTACTTTCAGACACGCGAGAACTCGGTGTGGAAATGCCCGCTATTGATACCACTTTGCAAAAAATGTATCCCATAAAAACGATTATGCCAGAGCATATTTCGTGGTGGGATCGTAACAAAAAATACCTTTGGTATATGATTGTGGGTGGCATTATGCTCATCGCACTTTTGATTGTTGCTTTTTTGTATTTAAAGGAGCTACGCCGCAAGCGATACATCAGCACACCGCTTTTGCCACCGTATGAGGAAGCTTTGCAGAATTTAAAGAAATTAGATGCTTTAGGATTATTAGAAAAACAAGAATTTAATCAATATTATACTGATTTAAGTTTCATTGTGCGTCGTTATTTTTCGCGCCGATTCGAGTTTCCTGCCCAAGCTTTGCTTAGCACGGATTTGCCCGATTATATGAAAAACAAAGAATTTTTAACCCAAGAAGAAAGTGCCGAATTATACAATTTCTTGACCGATGCCGACCGCGTGAAATACGCCAAAGCAACTTTAAGTCCAGAAAAAAATGCATTTTACAGAGATTGGGCAGAAAAAATTATTGAAAAAACAAAACCTTTGGTCGAGGAAGTAAAAGACCATATTTAA
- the efp gene encoding elongation factor P, which yields MATTSDIRKGMCIEWNNDTYKIIEFLHVKPGKGPAFVRTKLKSVTNGKVLDNTFSAGHKIDDVRVETRKYQYLYDDENGFHFMNNDDYTQVYLNKDMIENPEFMKNGEEVTIIFRADDETPLSAELPATVIMEITHTEPGVKGDTATNATKPATTETGAEIRVPLFIQEGDKVKISTEDGSYQERIKE from the coding sequence ATGGCAACAACATCAGATATCAGGAAAGGAATGTGTATCGAATGGAATAACGATACCTACAAAATCATTGAATTTTTGCATGTGAAACCAGGAAAAGGTCCTGCATTTGTGCGTACAAAATTAAAAAGTGTAACCAACGGAAAAGTATTAGATAATACATTTTCTGCAGGACACAAAATCGATGATGTGCGTGTAGAAACTAGAAAATACCAATATCTATACGATGACGAAAACGGGTTCCACTTTATGAACAATGATGACTATACACAAGTATATCTTAATAAGGATATGATTGAAAACCCAGAGTTCATGAAAAATGGAGAGGAGGTAACCATCATCTTCCGTGCGGACGATGAAACCCCACTTTCTGCCGAGCTTCCTGCAACTGTGATTATGGAAATCACACACACAGAGCCTGGTGTAAAAGGAGATACCGCTACCAATGCTACCAAACCAGCCACTACTGAAACAGGAGCAGAAATCCGTGTGCCACTTTTTATCCAAGAAGGAGACAAAGTAAAAATCAGCACCGAAGACGGATCTTACCAAGAGCGTATTAAAGAATAA
- a CDS encoding vWA domain-containing protein, with translation MSFSTPAYGMLFIAVVLAAYFLWRLWQWRKRALRSFADPHLVPQLLKGQSSRFLQIKNIFLLLALFFMTIALMGPQWGEEEQKLKREGIDLVFALDLSNSMNAEDIAPSRIDKAKKFIHSFLNQLGGDRVGLVVFAGEAYAMSPLTTDYTSLNSSVSALDTDLLWNQGTNFSAAIDKSLQILGKNPETSKAIILISDGEDHEEGISDAIEKAKEQHTEIFTMGIGGDSPVPIPMYDSYGAMEYKTDDNGKTVLSSFHGEELRKIAEKSQGAYIKIESVNQAIKKLNAALSDLEKKSSTEISSRNKKQQFQYFVALSLLFLFIYTLTPTKWGKD, from the coding sequence ATGAGTTTTAGCACTCCCGCATATGGTATGCTTTTTATAGCCGTGGTACTTGCCGCTTACTTTTTGTGGCGTTTGTGGCAATGGCGTAAGCGTGCGTTGCGCTCCTTTGCCGATCCGCATTTGGTACCGCAATTGTTGAAAGGGCAAAGTTCTAGATTTTTACAAATTAAAAATATTTTCTTGCTTTTAGCCCTGTTTTTTATGACGATTGCCTTGATGGGGCCACAATGGGGCGAGGAAGAACAAAAACTTAAACGAGAAGGCATAGATTTGGTTTTTGCGCTGGATTTGTCCAATAGCATGAACGCCGAAGACATTGCACCTTCGAGAATAGATAAGGCTAAAAAATTTATCCACAGTTTTCTGAATCAATTAGGGGGCGATCGTGTGGGTTTGGTTGTTTTTGCAGGAGAGGCATATGCTATGTCTCCGCTCACTACCGATTATACATCGCTTAATTCTTCGGTTTCGGCATTGGATACAGATTTACTTTGGAACCAAGGGACTAATTTCTCGGCTGCGATAGATAAATCATTGCAAATTTTAGGTAAAAACCCAGAGACTTCCAAAGCCATTATTTTGATTTCTGATGGCGAAGACCACGAAGAAGGCATCTCAGATGCCATAGAAAAAGCTAAAGAACAACACACCGAGATTTTTACTATGGGAATAGGTGGCGATAGTCCTGTGCCAATCCCAATGTATGATTCTTATGGCGCGATGGAATACAAAACAGATGATAATGGGAAAACCGTTTTGTCAAGTTTTCATGGCGAGGAGTTGCGTAAAATTGCCGAAAAATCACAAGGAGCTTACATTAAAATTGAAAGTGTGAACCAAGCGATTAAAAAGCTAAATGCCGCTTTGAGCGACTTGGAGAAGAAATCATCGACAGAGATTTCGAGCAGAAATAAAAAACAACAATTTCAATATTTTGTAGCATTATCGCTTTTATTTTTATTTATATATACTTTAACACCGACTAAATGGGGAAAAGATTAA
- the hisS gene encoding histidine--tRNA ligase yields the protein MKPALAKGTRDFMPQEVQRRQYIIQKLQKNFQLYGFAPIETPAFENLSTLTGKYGEEGDRLIFKILKSGDFLQKLKPEDLSANPNTVAPKISDKALRYDLTVPFARFVVQHQNELNFPFKRYQIQPVWRADRPQKGRFREFYQCDADVVGSESLWQEVELIQLYDAGFSDLGLEVEIHLNNRKILSGLAEVANISEQLIDFTVALDKLDKIGKAAVEEEMLSKGISEEALKILSPIFDISGDFSAQLEQLKPIVANSEIGIKGIEELQFINEQVQALGLKKSSLILNLTLARGLDYYTGAILEVKAKGVEMGSIGGGGRYNDLTGIFGLKNMPGVGVSFGLDRIYLVLEELNLFPDFTSESQKILFTNFGEKEALAAMKVVQKLRNQGIYTELYPEASKMKKQFSYADKGAFTHVAIIGTEEMNEGKLSLKDLKTGEQVSISQEEILEKFKA from the coding sequence ATGAAACCAGCCTTAGCCAAAGGAACCAGAGATTTTATGCCGCAGGAGGTGCAACGCAGACAATACATTATCCAGAAATTGCAAAAGAATTTCCAATTGTATGGTTTTGCGCCGATTGAGACACCTGCTTTTGAAAATCTCTCAACACTCACAGGAAAATACGGAGAAGAAGGAGACCGCTTGATTTTTAAAATTCTAAAATCAGGAGATTTTTTACAAAAACTAAAACCAGAAGACTTATCGGCAAATCCTAACACCGTGGCTCCCAAAATCTCGGACAAAGCCCTGCGTTATGATTTAACGGTGCCTTTTGCCCGTTTTGTAGTTCAGCACCAGAACGAGCTCAACTTCCCATTCAAGCGTTACCAGATTCAGCCTGTGTGGCGTGCCGATCGTCCGCAAAAAGGGCGTTTCAGAGAATTTTACCAGTGCGATGCAGATGTAGTAGGTAGCGAGTCGCTGTGGCAAGAAGTGGAACTTATTCAGTTGTATGATGCAGGATTTTCGGATTTAGGTTTAGAGGTAGAAATCCACCTAAACAACCGAAAGATTTTAAGCGGATTGGCAGAAGTGGCAAATATTTCTGAGCAATTGATTGATTTTACCGTAGCACTCGATAAGTTAGACAAAATCGGGAAAGCAGCTGTAGAAGAAGAAATGCTAAGCAAAGGAATTTCCGAAGAAGCCTTAAAAATCCTTTCGCCGATATTCGATATTTCGGGCGATTTTTCTGCACAATTGGAGCAATTAAAGCCTATTGTGGCTAATTCAGAAATTGGAATCAAAGGAATTGAGGAACTACAATTCATCAATGAGCAAGTACAGGCCTTAGGACTTAAAAAATCATCTTTAATCCTGAATTTAACCCTTGCGCGTGGTTTGGATTACTACACAGGAGCGATTTTGGAAGTAAAAGCCAAAGGCGTAGAAATGGGCTCCATTGGTGGTGGTGGAAGATACAACGACCTTACGGGAATTTTTGGACTAAAGAACATGCCGGGCGTGGGGGTATCGTTTGGTTTAGATAGAATTTATTTAGTGCTGGAAGAGCTAAACCTTTTTCCAGATTTTACCAGCGAAAGCCAGAAAATTTTATTTACTAACTTTGGCGAAAAAGAAGCACTCGCTGCAATGAAAGTGGTTCAAAAATTAAGAAATCAAGGCATTTACACCGAGCTTTATCCCGAGGCGTCTAAAATGAAAAAGCAATTTTCGTATGCCGACAAAGGAGCATTTACGCATGTTGCCATCATCGGGACAGAGGAGATGAACGAGGGCAAACTTTCGCTTAAGGATTTAAAAACAGGCGAGCAAGTAAGCATTTCGCAAGAAGAAATCCTTGAAAAATTCAAAGCTTAA
- a CDS encoding vWA domain-containing protein, producing MSHIEFANPWFLLLLALVPLMLLVRLLHRKKQNQALQMPSLSAFRSGDSWYRWMQPALYALRLLAISLLIIALARPRKIEISTHVRSDEGVDIMMVVDVSLSMLARDLKPTRLDALKSVAEDFVKKRQTDRIGVVIYSGSAVNTVPLTTDKSVLVQAVKDLDNDDNLIPGTAIGVGLATAINHLEHSQAKSKVVLLITDGGEDVNYYDSNAVYISPQEATKIAKEKGIKVYTIGIGTTDYVLPPIGAENIPQSKLKLDENLLKYIANNANGLYFRATDNERLKAIYEEINQLEKSKINETKYYDYTEYYRAFVVWAFILLCIEILCRTLIFKQLTE from the coding sequence ATGAGCCATATAGAATTTGCAAATCCTTGGTTTTTATTACTTTTAGCATTGGTTCCGCTGATGCTACTAGTACGCTTGTTGCATCGAAAAAAGCAAAATCAAGCATTGCAAATGCCAAGTCTATCGGCATTTCGTTCGGGCGATTCTTGGTATCGATGGATGCAGCCCGCCTTGTATGCTTTGCGACTTTTAGCCATAAGTTTATTAATCATCGCTTTGGCTCGTCCGCGCAAGATAGAAATCAGCACACATGTGCGTTCCGACGAAGGGGTAGATATTATGATGGTGGTAGATGTCTCGCTGAGTATGCTTGCGCGAGATTTAAAACCAACGCGTCTAGACGCGCTGAAATCCGTGGCAGAAGATTTTGTGAAAAAACGCCAAACCGATAGAATTGGTGTGGTGATTTATTCAGGAAGTGCGGTAAATACTGTGCCACTCACGACAGATAAATCGGTGCTGGTGCAAGCGGTGAAAGATTTAGACAATGATGACAATTTGATTCCAGGTACGGCAATAGGAGTGGGCTTGGCAACAGCGATTAATCATTTGGAGCATTCCCAAGCCAAAAGCAAAGTCGTTTTGCTCATTACCGATGGGGGCGAAGATGTGAACTATTATGACTCTAATGCAGTTTACATAAGTCCGCAAGAAGCGACCAAAATTGCCAAAGAAAAAGGAATTAAAGTCTATACCATTGGGATTGGGACTACCGATTATGTTTTGCCGCCGATTGGTGCAGAAAACATTCCGCAGAGCAAATTAAAATTAGACGAGAATTTGCTAAAATACATTGCCAATAATGCTAATGGTTTGTATTTTAGAGCTACCGACAATGAGCGACTTAAAGCCATTTACGAAGAAATTAATCAATTAGAGAAATCAAAAATCAACGAAACTAAATATTACGACTACACCGAATATTATCGTGCATTTGTCGTGTGGGCATTTATTTTGCTGTGTATAGAAATCCTTTGTAGAACTTTAATTTTTAAACAATTGACAGAATGA
- a CDS encoding DUF58 domain-containing protein has product MDAKELIKKVRRIEIKFRRASNHLFMGEYHSSFKGRGMIFSEVRPYQFGDDVRNIDWNKTAHFNEPYVKIFEEERELSLMLVVDISGSNQFGTRKQSKKDTMAEICATLAFSALSNNDKVGLLLFSDEVELYYPPKKGKHNVLKIIRALVEYEPKSTKTNICNALDFLIKTQKRKSLVFLISDFNDDCYQKSIQVLAKKHELTGIRVYDEKEEELPDIGWVHMHDIETGAEKYVNTSSKKVRIQYAENAKKHRNQFFSSLKNAGAGIIEVATESDYNRALLNYFKSHKNR; this is encoded by the coding sequence GTGGACGCCAAAGAATTAATCAAAAAGGTTCGTAGAATAGAAATTAAATTTAGGAGAGCCAGCAATCACTTGTTTATGGGCGAGTATCACAGCTCGTTCAAGGGGCGAGGCATGATTTTTTCGGAGGTGCGTCCGTATCAATTTGGCGATGATGTTCGCAATATTGATTGGAACAAAACGGCACATTTCAACGAGCCGTATGTAAAGATTTTTGAAGAAGAAAGAGAACTTTCCTTAATGCTTGTGGTAGACATCAGTGGATCCAATCAGTTTGGGACACGCAAGCAATCCAAGAAAGATACCATGGCTGAAATTTGTGCAACTTTGGCATTTTCGGCACTTTCAAACAACGACAAAGTGGGGCTTTTGCTCTTTAGCGATGAGGTAGAATTATACTATCCGCCCAAGAAAGGAAAACACAATGTGCTGAAAATCATCCGAGCCTTGGTAGAATACGAGCCCAAAAGCACTAAAACCAATATTTGCAACGCGTTGGATTTTTTAATTAAAACCCAAAAGCGAAAATCTTTGGTATTTTTAATTTCGGATTTTAACGATGATTGTTACCAGAAGAGCATTCAAGTTTTAGCCAAAAAACATGAATTAACGGGAATTCGTGTCTACGATGAGAAAGAAGAAGAACTTCCCGACATTGGTTGGGTGCACATGCACGATATAGAAACAGGTGCCGAAAAATATGTAAATACTTCTTCTAAAAAAGTGCGAATTCAGTACGCAGAAAATGCTAAAAAGCACCGAAATCAGTTTTTTTCAAGTTTAAAGAATGCAGGGGCGGGTATCATAGAAGTGGCTACCGAGTCCGACTACAACCGAGCTTTGCTTAATTATTTTAAAAGCCATAAAAACCGATAA
- a CDS encoding AAA family ATPase, giving the protein MQEISELVQAQSVKFASLSKELKKVIYGQDRMVESLLIGLLCNGHILLEGVPGLAKTLAIKTLSDAVHGAFSRIQFTPDLLPADVVGTLIYNAKENDFAIKKGPIFANFVLADEINRAPAKVQSALLEAMQEKQVTIGDETFRLEEPFLVLATQNPVEQEGTYPLPEAQMDRFMLKTIITYPDYESERQIMRHNINNTFPKIQPMMEKHELLQAREVIQKIYMDEKIEQYILDIVACSRYPQDFQLPELKDYIQFGTSPRGSINMAKAARAHAFLKGRAYVVPEDVRAVVKDVLRHRIGITYEAEAENINSDMIIDKIVNKIPLP; this is encoded by the coding sequence ATGCAAGAGATATCTGAATTGGTTCAAGCACAATCAGTTAAATTCGCTTCTTTGTCCAAAGAGCTTAAAAAAGTAATCTACGGACAAGATCGAATGGTAGAAAGCCTTTTGATTGGGTTGCTCTGTAACGGGCACATTTTGCTCGAGGGCGTGCCTGGTTTGGCTAAAACTTTAGCCATCAAAACCCTGTCAGACGCGGTACATGGAGCTTTTTCAAGAATCCAGTTTACGCCCGATTTGTTGCCGGCAGATGTCGTGGGAACTTTAATTTATAATGCCAAAGAAAACGATTTTGCGATTAAGAAAGGTCCTATTTTTGCCAATTTTGTGTTGGCAGACGAGATAAACCGAGCACCAGCTAAAGTGCAATCTGCTTTGCTCGAGGCGATGCAGGAAAAGCAAGTTACCATTGGAGATGAGACCTTTAGACTAGAAGAGCCATTCCTAGTGCTAGCCACGCAAAACCCCGTAGAACAGGAGGGAACATATCCGTTGCCAGAAGCTCAGATGGATCGTTTTATGCTTAAAACCATCATCACTTATCCAGATTATGAGTCTGAACGCCAGATAATGCGCCACAATATCAACAATACTTTCCCGAAAATTCAGCCCATGATGGAAAAACACGAATTGCTCCAAGCGCGAGAAGTGATTCAAAAAATCTACATGGACGAGAAAATCGAACAATACATTCTAGACATTGTAGCCTGTTCGCGCTATCCGCAAGATTTTCAATTACCTGAATTAAAGGATTATATCCAATTCGGAACCTCGCCGCGTGGTAGCATCAACATGGCAAAAGCCGCTCGTGCCCATGCATTCTTAAAAGGCAGAGCCTATGTAGTGCCAGAAGATGTGCGTGCCGTGGTGAAAGATGTTTTGCGCCACCGTATCGGAATCACTTACGAAGCCGAGGCAGAAAACATTAATTCAGACATGATTATAGATAAAATTGTAAATAAAATTCCATTGCCTTAA
- the lpxD gene encoding UDP-3-O-(3-hydroxymyristoyl)glucosamine N-acyltransferase, which translates to MEFKAGQIAEFINGKIVGNPERAVSHFANIDTAGEKDLTFLGNPAYAHFLKDTKASVIIISKNFDFEEVDNKTFIVVPEAYEAIIQLLTIYEQYRNAKSGRENPHFISETAQIGENEYIGAFAYIGENVKIGENVKIYPHVYVGDNVTIGDNTVINSGVKIYHECKIGKNCIIHAGSIIGSDGFGFKPNEKGEFTKVPQIGNVVIENDVEIGACCTIDRGTMGATIIRQGTKLDNQIQVAHNVEIGKHNVIASQTGIAGSTKIGDHNMIGGQVGIVGHIKIGNQNQIQAQSGVNRTVKDGEKLYGSPAIDAQQFRKSYVYFKKLNQIVEKINHLEKK; encoded by the coding sequence ATGGAGTTTAAAGCTGGACAAATAGCTGAATTTATAAATGGTAAAATTGTGGGAAATCCCGAGCGTGCGGTATCCCATTTTGCTAATATCGATACAGCTGGAGAGAAAGACCTTACTTTTTTAGGAAATCCTGCTTATGCACATTTTCTAAAAGATACCAAGGCGAGTGTTATCATTATTTCTAAAAACTTTGATTTTGAAGAGGTTGATAACAAGACATTTATTGTAGTTCCAGAAGCCTATGAGGCAATTATCCAGCTACTCACAATTTATGAGCAGTACAGAAATGCCAAATCTGGTAGAGAAAATCCGCACTTTATTTCGGAAACTGCACAAATCGGCGAAAATGAATACATAGGAGCCTTTGCCTACATTGGCGAAAATGTGAAAATCGGCGAAAATGTGAAAATTTATCCGCATGTATATGTGGGAGATAATGTTACGATAGGAGACAATACCGTCATCAACTCAGGCGTGAAGATTTACCACGAGTGTAAAATTGGCAAAAATTGCATTATCCATGCAGGTAGCATTATCGGTAGCGATGGTTTTGGATTTAAACCCAATGAAAAAGGAGAATTTACCAAAGTACCACAAATCGGTAATGTGGTGATAGAAAATGATGTAGAAATCGGAGCTTGTTGCACCATTGATAGAGGCACCATGGGTGCAACTATCATAAGACAAGGTACTAAGCTCGATAACCAAATCCAAGTGGCACACAATGTAGAAATCGGGAAACATAATGTCATAGCGTCCCAAACAGGCATCGCAGGATCTACCAAAATAGGAGATCACAACATGATTGGCGGGCAAGTGGGCATTGTGGGACACATCAAAATTGGAAACCAAAACCAAATCCAAGCACAGAGTGGTGTGAACAGAACGGTGAAAGATGGAGAAAAACTCTATGGCTCTCCAGCGATTGATGCACAGCAGTTTAGAAAATCATATGTGTACTTCAAGAAACTGAATCAAATCGTAGAAAAAATCAATCATTTAGAAAAAAAATAA